The following are from one region of the Muntiacus reevesi chromosome 3, mMunRee1.1, whole genome shotgun sequence genome:
- the GOLGA2 gene encoding golgin subfamily A member 2 isoform X2 yields MWPPLPPPRPGMSEETRQSKLAAAKKKLREYQLKNSPGGPAGAKKKRKIKNGSSPETTTSGDCPSPEDAPKDCAAPVTPSADDTVSPGGVPSPSASPPRVTSMASTQNHDADNSSGPIDESTSFSSTESLRQLSQQLNGLVSESSSYINGEGLASPANIKNLESRYQELSVALDSSNLTNKQLSSKIEELKQENQETLDQLEKEKKEFEQKLAKEQGALREQLQVHIQTIGILVSEKTELQTALVHTQQAARQKAGESEDLANRLQSSRQRVGELERTLSAVSTQQKQADRYNKELTRERDALKLELYKNNKNNEDLKQQNSELEEKLRLLMIEKSAMQLGVEELQKKLEMSELLLQQFSSQPAPDSNQQLQQALEERAQLETHVEQLKDSLKQLQAERDQYVTNLKEENAIWQQKMQQVLEQMNKLKEEKERSVSQAQELETSLAELRNQIAAPQPQEPPAGPSEAEQWLQAETERLQKELESLAGQLQAQVKDNESLSHLNQEQEQRLLELEREAECWGEQAEARKQILESMQSDRTTISRALSQNRELKEQLAELQNGFVRLSNENMEITSALQSEQHVKKELAKKLGQLQEKLGELKETVEAKGQEVQDLQQQRDEYLNHLQQYVAAYQQHVAAYQQLASEKEALHKQVLLQTQLLDRLQHEEVQGKVAMEVARQELQETQERLEAANQQNQQLQAQLTLMAVPGEGDGLDSEEQDEEAPRPKLSVPEELESREALVEFFHSALASAEDEQARLRGQLKEQKLRCQRLSHLAAAAQDRVEKETPAPRIGGDSVPVEAHQALQVAMDKLQGRFTELMQEKVDLKERVEELEHRCIQLSGETDTIGEYIALYQSQRAVLKARHQEKEEYISRLAQDKEEMKVKLLELQELVLRLVGERNEWYGKFLAAQNPAGEPTTVPATCQEPGTANEGGLQEVSLADNVESPKGALPGQATPENPTAQQIMQLLREIHNPQEHPGLGSNPCIPFFYRADDNDEVKIMVI; encoded by the exons GCGCCCAAAGACTGCGCCGCTCCTGTTACACCGTCTGCTGATGACACCGTGTCACCTGGCGGTGTCCCTTCCCCCAGTGCTAGTCCCCCCCGTGTCACTAGCATGGCATCAACTCAG AATCATGATGCTGACAACAGTTCTGGTCCCATTGACGAAAGCAC ATCCTTTTCATCTACTGAGAGCCTGCGACAGCTGTCTCAGCAGCTCAACGGTCTTGTGTCCGAG TCTTCGTCTTACATCAATGGGGAGGGCCTAGCATCTCCTGCTAACATAAAGAATCTGGAG AGCCGGTACCAAGAACTATCAGTAGCCCTGGACTCCAGCAATctaacaaacaaacaactcagtAGCAAGATAGAGGAATTG AAACAAGAGAACCAGGAAACTTTGGATCAACTGGAAAAA GAAAAGAAGGAATTTGAGCAAAAGCTCGCAAAGGAACAAGGGGCTCTGAGAGAACAACTGCAG GTCCACATTCAGACTATCGGGAttctggtgtcagagaagacGGAGTTACAGACAGCTCTGGTTCACACCCAGCAGGCAGCCAGGCAGAAAGCAG GGGAGTCAGAGGATCTTGCTAACCGCCTGCAGTCTTCCAGGCAGCGTGTGGGAGAGCTGGAGCGGACACTGTCTGCTGTCTCCACACAGCAGAAGCAGGCCGACAGG TACAACAAAGAATTAACCAGAGAACGAGATGCCCTCAAGCTGGAATTATACAAGAACAA TAAGAACAACGAGGACCTGAAGCAGCAAAACTCAGAGCTGGAGGAGAAGCTGCGGCTCTTGATGATAGAGAAGTCAGCCATGCAGCTGGGTGTGGAGGAGCTGCAGAAGAAGCTGGAGATGTCGGAGCTGCTGCTGCAGCAG TTTTCTAGTCAACCTGCCCCTGATAGCAACCAGCAGCTACAGCAGGCCTTGGAGGAGAGGGCACAGCTGGAGACCCATGTGGAGCAG CTGAAGGATTCGCTGAAGCAGCTGCAGGCAGAACGAGACCAGTATGTGACGAATCTGAAGGAGGAGAATGCCATATGGCAGCAGAAGATGCAGCAGGTGTTGGAACAG ATGAACAAgttgaaggaagaaaaggagcgCAGTGTGAGTCAGGCTCAGGAGCTGGAGACCAGCTTGGCCGAACTGAGGAACCAGATCG CTGCGCCCCAGCCCCAGGAGCCCCCGGCGGGGCCCTCGGAGGCAGAACAGTGGCTGCAGGCGGAGACTGAGCGGCTCCAGAAGGAACTGGAGAGCCTGGCCGGGCAGCTGCAGGCGCAGGTGAAGGACAACGAAAGTCTGAGTCACCTAAATCAGGAGCAGGAGCAGCGGCTGCTGGAGCTGGAGCGGGAGGCTGAGTGCTGGGGGGAGCAGGCGGAGGCGCGCAAGCAGATTCTGGAGAGCATGCAGAGCGACCGCACCACCATCAGCCGCGCGCTCTCCCAGAACCGCGAGCTCAAGGAGCAGCTGGCTGAGCTGCAGAACGGATTCGTCAGGCTG TCCAATGAGAACATGGAGATTACCAGTGCACTACAGTCCGAGCAGCATGTCAAGAAGGAGCTGGCCAAGAAGCTGGGCCAGCTGCAGGAGAAGCTGGGGGAGCTGAAGGAGACG GTGGAGGCGAAGGGCCAGGAGGTTCAAGATCTGCAGCAGCAGCGGGACGAGTACCTGAACCACCTGCAGCAGTATGTGGCCGCCTACCAGCAGCACGTGGCCGCTTACCAGCAGCTGGCCTCGGAGAAGGAGGCGCTGCACAAGCAGGTGTTACTGCAGACCCAGCTCCTGGACCGGCTGCAGCACGAGGAAGTCCAGGGCAAGGTGGCGATGGAGGTGGCCCGCCAGGAgttacaggagacccag GAGCGCCTGGAAGCTGCCAACCAGCAGAACCAGCAGCTTCAGGCCCAGCTGACGCTCATGGCTGTGCCTGGGGAAG GAGATGGACTGGACAGTGAGGAGCAGGATGAGGAGGCCCCGAGGCCTAAGCTGAGCGTGCCGGAGGAGCTGGAGAGCCGAGAGGCCCTG GTGGAATTTTTCCACTCGGCCTTGGCCAGCGCTGAGGATGAGCAGGCCCGGCTACGCGGGCAACTTAAGGAGCAGAAGCTGCGCTGCCAGCGCCTTAGTCACCTGGCAGCCGCAGCCCAGGACAGGGTGGAAAAGGAGACCCCAGCCCCCAGGATTGGGGGAGACAGTGTGCCTGTGGAGGCCCACCAGGCCCTCCAGGTGGCTATGGACAAGCTGCAG GGCCGCTTTACGGAGCTCATGCAGGAGAAAGTGGATCTGAAGGAGCGGGTAGAGGAGCTGGAACATCGCTGTATCCAGCTGTCTGGAGAGACGGACACTATTG GAGAGTATATCGCCCTCTATCAGAGTCAGAGGGCGGTGCTGAAGGCCCGGCATCAGGAGAAGGAGGAGTACATTAGCCGGCTGGCTCAGGACAAGGAGGAGATGAAG GTGAAGCTGTTGGAGCTCCAAGAACTGGTTTTACGGCTGGTGGGTGAGCGAAATGAATGGTATGGCAAGTTCCTGGCTGCCCAGAACCCTGCTGGTGAGCCCACTACAGTGCCTGCCACCTGCCAGGAGCCCGGCACTGCTAATGAGGGTG GTCTCCAAGAGGTAAGCCTCGCCGACAATGTGGAGTCCCCCAAAGGGGCCCTGCCAGGCCAGGCCACCCCTGAGAACCCCACCGCGCAACAGATCATGCAGCTGCTGCGTGAGATCCACAACCCCCAGGAGCACCCAGGCTTGGGCAGCAACCCTTGCATCCCCTTCTTCTACCGAGCGGATGACAACGACGAAGTGAAGATCATGGTGATCTAG
- the GOLGA2 gene encoding golgin subfamily A member 2 isoform X1 → MWPPLPPPRPGMSEETRQSKLAAAKKKLREYQLKNSPGGPAGAKKKRKIKNGSSPETTTSGDCPSPEDIQDILEVLVSDLNRSNGVAIPPLDKWKAPKDCAAPVTPSADDTVSPGGVPSPSASPPRVTSMASTQNHDADNSSGPIDESTSFSSTESLRQLSQQLNGLVSESSSYINGEGLASPANIKNLESRYQELSVALDSSNLTNKQLSSKIEELKQENQETLDQLEKEKKEFEQKLAKEQGALREQLQVHIQTIGILVSEKTELQTALVHTQQAARQKAGESEDLANRLQSSRQRVGELERTLSAVSTQQKQADRYNKELTRERDALKLELYKNNKNNEDLKQQNSELEEKLRLLMIEKSAMQLGVEELQKKLEMSELLLQQFSSQPAPDSNQQLQQALEERAQLETHVEQLKDSLKQLQAERDQYVTNLKEENAIWQQKMQQVLEQMNKLKEEKERSVSQAQELETSLAELRNQIAAPQPQEPPAGPSEAEQWLQAETERLQKELESLAGQLQAQVKDNESLSHLNQEQEQRLLELEREAECWGEQAEARKQILESMQSDRTTISRALSQNRELKEQLAELQNGFVRLSNENMEITSALQSEQHVKKELAKKLGQLQEKLGELKETVEAKGQEVQDLQQQRDEYLNHLQQYVAAYQQHVAAYQQLASEKEALHKQVLLQTQLLDRLQHEEVQGKVAMEVARQELQETQERLEAANQQNQQLQAQLTLMAVPGEGDGLDSEEQDEEAPRPKLSVPEELESREALVEFFHSALASAEDEQARLRGQLKEQKLRCQRLSHLAAAAQDRVEKETPAPRIGGDSVPVEAHQALQVAMDKLQGRFTELMQEKVDLKERVEELEHRCIQLSGETDTIGEYIALYQSQRAVLKARHQEKEEYISRLAQDKEEMKVKLLELQELVLRLVGERNEWYGKFLAAQNPAGEPTTVPATCQEPGTANEGGLQEVSLADNVESPKGALPGQATPENPTAQQIMQLLREIHNPQEHPGLGSNPCIPFFYRADDNDEVKIMVI, encoded by the exons GCGCCCAAAGACTGCGCCGCTCCTGTTACACCGTCTGCTGATGACACCGTGTCACCTGGCGGTGTCCCTTCCCCCAGTGCTAGTCCCCCCCGTGTCACTAGCATGGCATCAACTCAG AATCATGATGCTGACAACAGTTCTGGTCCCATTGACGAAAGCAC ATCCTTTTCATCTACTGAGAGCCTGCGACAGCTGTCTCAGCAGCTCAACGGTCTTGTGTCCGAG TCTTCGTCTTACATCAATGGGGAGGGCCTAGCATCTCCTGCTAACATAAAGAATCTGGAG AGCCGGTACCAAGAACTATCAGTAGCCCTGGACTCCAGCAATctaacaaacaaacaactcagtAGCAAGATAGAGGAATTG AAACAAGAGAACCAGGAAACTTTGGATCAACTGGAAAAA GAAAAGAAGGAATTTGAGCAAAAGCTCGCAAAGGAACAAGGGGCTCTGAGAGAACAACTGCAG GTCCACATTCAGACTATCGGGAttctggtgtcagagaagacGGAGTTACAGACAGCTCTGGTTCACACCCAGCAGGCAGCCAGGCAGAAAGCAG GGGAGTCAGAGGATCTTGCTAACCGCCTGCAGTCTTCCAGGCAGCGTGTGGGAGAGCTGGAGCGGACACTGTCTGCTGTCTCCACACAGCAGAAGCAGGCCGACAGG TACAACAAAGAATTAACCAGAGAACGAGATGCCCTCAAGCTGGAATTATACAAGAACAA TAAGAACAACGAGGACCTGAAGCAGCAAAACTCAGAGCTGGAGGAGAAGCTGCGGCTCTTGATGATAGAGAAGTCAGCCATGCAGCTGGGTGTGGAGGAGCTGCAGAAGAAGCTGGAGATGTCGGAGCTGCTGCTGCAGCAG TTTTCTAGTCAACCTGCCCCTGATAGCAACCAGCAGCTACAGCAGGCCTTGGAGGAGAGGGCACAGCTGGAGACCCATGTGGAGCAG CTGAAGGATTCGCTGAAGCAGCTGCAGGCAGAACGAGACCAGTATGTGACGAATCTGAAGGAGGAGAATGCCATATGGCAGCAGAAGATGCAGCAGGTGTTGGAACAG ATGAACAAgttgaaggaagaaaaggagcgCAGTGTGAGTCAGGCTCAGGAGCTGGAGACCAGCTTGGCCGAACTGAGGAACCAGATCG CTGCGCCCCAGCCCCAGGAGCCCCCGGCGGGGCCCTCGGAGGCAGAACAGTGGCTGCAGGCGGAGACTGAGCGGCTCCAGAAGGAACTGGAGAGCCTGGCCGGGCAGCTGCAGGCGCAGGTGAAGGACAACGAAAGTCTGAGTCACCTAAATCAGGAGCAGGAGCAGCGGCTGCTGGAGCTGGAGCGGGAGGCTGAGTGCTGGGGGGAGCAGGCGGAGGCGCGCAAGCAGATTCTGGAGAGCATGCAGAGCGACCGCACCACCATCAGCCGCGCGCTCTCCCAGAACCGCGAGCTCAAGGAGCAGCTGGCTGAGCTGCAGAACGGATTCGTCAGGCTG TCCAATGAGAACATGGAGATTACCAGTGCACTACAGTCCGAGCAGCATGTCAAGAAGGAGCTGGCCAAGAAGCTGGGCCAGCTGCAGGAGAAGCTGGGGGAGCTGAAGGAGACG GTGGAGGCGAAGGGCCAGGAGGTTCAAGATCTGCAGCAGCAGCGGGACGAGTACCTGAACCACCTGCAGCAGTATGTGGCCGCCTACCAGCAGCACGTGGCCGCTTACCAGCAGCTGGCCTCGGAGAAGGAGGCGCTGCACAAGCAGGTGTTACTGCAGACCCAGCTCCTGGACCGGCTGCAGCACGAGGAAGTCCAGGGCAAGGTGGCGATGGAGGTGGCCCGCCAGGAgttacaggagacccag GAGCGCCTGGAAGCTGCCAACCAGCAGAACCAGCAGCTTCAGGCCCAGCTGACGCTCATGGCTGTGCCTGGGGAAG GAGATGGACTGGACAGTGAGGAGCAGGATGAGGAGGCCCCGAGGCCTAAGCTGAGCGTGCCGGAGGAGCTGGAGAGCCGAGAGGCCCTG GTGGAATTTTTCCACTCGGCCTTGGCCAGCGCTGAGGATGAGCAGGCCCGGCTACGCGGGCAACTTAAGGAGCAGAAGCTGCGCTGCCAGCGCCTTAGTCACCTGGCAGCCGCAGCCCAGGACAGGGTGGAAAAGGAGACCCCAGCCCCCAGGATTGGGGGAGACAGTGTGCCTGTGGAGGCCCACCAGGCCCTCCAGGTGGCTATGGACAAGCTGCAG GGCCGCTTTACGGAGCTCATGCAGGAGAAAGTGGATCTGAAGGAGCGGGTAGAGGAGCTGGAACATCGCTGTATCCAGCTGTCTGGAGAGACGGACACTATTG GAGAGTATATCGCCCTCTATCAGAGTCAGAGGGCGGTGCTGAAGGCCCGGCATCAGGAGAAGGAGGAGTACATTAGCCGGCTGGCTCAGGACAAGGAGGAGATGAAG GTGAAGCTGTTGGAGCTCCAAGAACTGGTTTTACGGCTGGTGGGTGAGCGAAATGAATGGTATGGCAAGTTCCTGGCTGCCCAGAACCCTGCTGGTGAGCCCACTACAGTGCCTGCCACCTGCCAGGAGCCCGGCACTGCTAATGAGGGTG GTCTCCAAGAGGTAAGCCTCGCCGACAATGTGGAGTCCCCCAAAGGGGCCCTGCCAGGCCAGGCCACCCCTGAGAACCCCACCGCGCAACAGATCATGCAGCTGCTGCGTGAGATCCACAACCCCCAGGAGCACCCAGGCTTGGGCAGCAACCCTTGCATCCCCTTCTTCTACCGAGCGGATGACAACGACGAAGTGAAGATCATGGTGATCTAG
- the GOLGA2 gene encoding golgin subfamily A member 2 isoform X3: MWPPLPPPRPGMSEETRQSKLAAAKKKLREYQLKNSPGGPAGAKKKRKIKNGSSPETTTSGDCPSPEDIQDILEVLVSDLNRSNGVAIPPLDKWKAPKDCAAPVTPSADDTVSPGGVPSPSASPPRVTSMASTQNHDADNSSGPIDESTSFSSTESLRQLSQQLNGLVSESSSYINGEGLASPANIKNLEKQENQETLDQLEKEKKEFEQKLAKEQGALREQLQVHIQTIGILVSEKTELQTALVHTQQAARQKAGESEDLANRLQSSRQRVGELERTLSAVSTQQKQADRYNKELTRERDALKLELYKNNKNNEDLKQQNSELEEKLRLLMIEKSAMQLGVEELQKKLEMSELLLQQFSSQPAPDSNQQLQQALEERAQLETHVEQLKDSLKQLQAERDQYVTNLKEENAIWQQKMQQVLEQMNKLKEEKERSVSQAQELETSLAELRNQIAAPQPQEPPAGPSEAEQWLQAETERLQKELESLAGQLQAQVKDNESLSHLNQEQEQRLLELEREAECWGEQAEARKQILESMQSDRTTISRALSQNRELKEQLAELQNGFVRLSNENMEITSALQSEQHVKKELAKKLGQLQEKLGELKETVEAKGQEVQDLQQQRDEYLNHLQQYVAAYQQHVAAYQQLASEKEALHKQVLLQTQLLDRLQHEEVQGKVAMEVARQELQETQERLEAANQQNQQLQAQLTLMAVPGEGDGLDSEEQDEEAPRPKLSVPEELESREALVEFFHSALASAEDEQARLRGQLKEQKLRCQRLSHLAAAAQDRVEKETPAPRIGGDSVPVEAHQALQVAMDKLQGRFTELMQEKVDLKERVEELEHRCIQLSGETDTIGEYIALYQSQRAVLKARHQEKEEYISRLAQDKEEMKVKLLELQELVLRLVGERNEWYGKFLAAQNPAGEPTTVPATCQEPGTANEGGLQEVSLADNVESPKGALPGQATPENPTAQQIMQLLREIHNPQEHPGLGSNPCIPFFYRADDNDEVKIMVI, from the exons GCGCCCAAAGACTGCGCCGCTCCTGTTACACCGTCTGCTGATGACACCGTGTCACCTGGCGGTGTCCCTTCCCCCAGTGCTAGTCCCCCCCGTGTCACTAGCATGGCATCAACTCAG AATCATGATGCTGACAACAGTTCTGGTCCCATTGACGAAAGCAC ATCCTTTTCATCTACTGAGAGCCTGCGACAGCTGTCTCAGCAGCTCAACGGTCTTGTGTCCGAG TCTTCGTCTTACATCAATGGGGAGGGCCTAGCATCTCCTGCTAACATAAAGAATCTGGAG AAACAAGAGAACCAGGAAACTTTGGATCAACTGGAAAAA GAAAAGAAGGAATTTGAGCAAAAGCTCGCAAAGGAACAAGGGGCTCTGAGAGAACAACTGCAG GTCCACATTCAGACTATCGGGAttctggtgtcagagaagacGGAGTTACAGACAGCTCTGGTTCACACCCAGCAGGCAGCCAGGCAGAAAGCAG GGGAGTCAGAGGATCTTGCTAACCGCCTGCAGTCTTCCAGGCAGCGTGTGGGAGAGCTGGAGCGGACACTGTCTGCTGTCTCCACACAGCAGAAGCAGGCCGACAGG TACAACAAAGAATTAACCAGAGAACGAGATGCCCTCAAGCTGGAATTATACAAGAACAA TAAGAACAACGAGGACCTGAAGCAGCAAAACTCAGAGCTGGAGGAGAAGCTGCGGCTCTTGATGATAGAGAAGTCAGCCATGCAGCTGGGTGTGGAGGAGCTGCAGAAGAAGCTGGAGATGTCGGAGCTGCTGCTGCAGCAG TTTTCTAGTCAACCTGCCCCTGATAGCAACCAGCAGCTACAGCAGGCCTTGGAGGAGAGGGCACAGCTGGAGACCCATGTGGAGCAG CTGAAGGATTCGCTGAAGCAGCTGCAGGCAGAACGAGACCAGTATGTGACGAATCTGAAGGAGGAGAATGCCATATGGCAGCAGAAGATGCAGCAGGTGTTGGAACAG ATGAACAAgttgaaggaagaaaaggagcgCAGTGTGAGTCAGGCTCAGGAGCTGGAGACCAGCTTGGCCGAACTGAGGAACCAGATCG CTGCGCCCCAGCCCCAGGAGCCCCCGGCGGGGCCCTCGGAGGCAGAACAGTGGCTGCAGGCGGAGACTGAGCGGCTCCAGAAGGAACTGGAGAGCCTGGCCGGGCAGCTGCAGGCGCAGGTGAAGGACAACGAAAGTCTGAGTCACCTAAATCAGGAGCAGGAGCAGCGGCTGCTGGAGCTGGAGCGGGAGGCTGAGTGCTGGGGGGAGCAGGCGGAGGCGCGCAAGCAGATTCTGGAGAGCATGCAGAGCGACCGCACCACCATCAGCCGCGCGCTCTCCCAGAACCGCGAGCTCAAGGAGCAGCTGGCTGAGCTGCAGAACGGATTCGTCAGGCTG TCCAATGAGAACATGGAGATTACCAGTGCACTACAGTCCGAGCAGCATGTCAAGAAGGAGCTGGCCAAGAAGCTGGGCCAGCTGCAGGAGAAGCTGGGGGAGCTGAAGGAGACG GTGGAGGCGAAGGGCCAGGAGGTTCAAGATCTGCAGCAGCAGCGGGACGAGTACCTGAACCACCTGCAGCAGTATGTGGCCGCCTACCAGCAGCACGTGGCCGCTTACCAGCAGCTGGCCTCGGAGAAGGAGGCGCTGCACAAGCAGGTGTTACTGCAGACCCAGCTCCTGGACCGGCTGCAGCACGAGGAAGTCCAGGGCAAGGTGGCGATGGAGGTGGCCCGCCAGGAgttacaggagacccag GAGCGCCTGGAAGCTGCCAACCAGCAGAACCAGCAGCTTCAGGCCCAGCTGACGCTCATGGCTGTGCCTGGGGAAG GAGATGGACTGGACAGTGAGGAGCAGGATGAGGAGGCCCCGAGGCCTAAGCTGAGCGTGCCGGAGGAGCTGGAGAGCCGAGAGGCCCTG GTGGAATTTTTCCACTCGGCCTTGGCCAGCGCTGAGGATGAGCAGGCCCGGCTACGCGGGCAACTTAAGGAGCAGAAGCTGCGCTGCCAGCGCCTTAGTCACCTGGCAGCCGCAGCCCAGGACAGGGTGGAAAAGGAGACCCCAGCCCCCAGGATTGGGGGAGACAGTGTGCCTGTGGAGGCCCACCAGGCCCTCCAGGTGGCTATGGACAAGCTGCAG GGCCGCTTTACGGAGCTCATGCAGGAGAAAGTGGATCTGAAGGAGCGGGTAGAGGAGCTGGAACATCGCTGTATCCAGCTGTCTGGAGAGACGGACACTATTG GAGAGTATATCGCCCTCTATCAGAGTCAGAGGGCGGTGCTGAAGGCCCGGCATCAGGAGAAGGAGGAGTACATTAGCCGGCTGGCTCAGGACAAGGAGGAGATGAAG GTGAAGCTGTTGGAGCTCCAAGAACTGGTTTTACGGCTGGTGGGTGAGCGAAATGAATGGTATGGCAAGTTCCTGGCTGCCCAGAACCCTGCTGGTGAGCCCACTACAGTGCCTGCCACCTGCCAGGAGCCCGGCACTGCTAATGAGGGTG GTCTCCAAGAGGTAAGCCTCGCCGACAATGTGGAGTCCCCCAAAGGGGCCCTGCCAGGCCAGGCCACCCCTGAGAACCCCACCGCGCAACAGATCATGCAGCTGCTGCGTGAGATCCACAACCCCCAGGAGCACCCAGGCTTGGGCAGCAACCCTTGCATCCCCTTCTTCTACCGAGCGGATGACAACGACGAAGTGAAGATCATGGTGATCTAG